DNA from Suricata suricatta isolate VVHF042 unplaced genomic scaffold, meerkat_22Aug2017_6uvM2_HiC HiC_scaffold_6977, whole genome shotgun sequence:
CCGCACCCCCAGCGCCTCCCCGGACCTGGGAAAGCACTCGCCCCTGGCGCTACTAGCCGCCACCTGTAGCCGTATAGGCCAGCCGGGAGCCGCTGGGCCCCCGGACTTCCTGCAGGTGCCCTACGATCCCGCGCTGGGCTCGCCCTCCAGGCTCTTTCACCCGTGGACCGCCGACATGCCCGCTCACTCACCCGGCGCGCTGCCGCCCCCGCACCCCAGCCTGGGCCTGACGCCGCAGAAAACGCACCTACAGCCGTCCTTTGGCGCGGCGCACGAGCTGCCGCTCACACCCCCTGCCGATCCCTCGTACCCCTACG
Protein-coding regions in this window:
- the SP5 gene encoding transcription factor Sp5 — its product is MQDRTPSASPDLGKHSPLALLAATCSRIGQPGAAGPPDFLQVPYDPALGSPSRLFHPWTADMPAHSPGALPPPHPSLGLTPQKTHLQPSFGAAHELPLTPPADPSYPYEFSPVKMLPSSMAALPASCAPAYVPYPAQAALPPGYSNLLPPPPPPPPPTCRQLSPNPAPDDLPWWSIPQAGTGPGTSGVPGGGLSGACAGGPHAPRF